A DNA window from Kitasatospora atroaurantiaca contains the following coding sequences:
- a CDS encoding cell division initiation protein — translation MDVQNRLDAIVAAVENARSMPMSASCVVNRAELVGLLQDLRDALPAELAQAQSVMADHEQVVADAQAQAEQIIQGAHSERGSLISDTEVVRRAQAEADRILAEARTEVQTKRAEADDYVDSKLANFEVVLTKTLGAVGRGRHKLRGDASVFEQDQDGLADGEEFQPRSTPSPEVDEYVDVKLATLETVLSKTLEAVGKGRDKLLGKAPIDDLGAYLAAADEAQQLKDRAEAVAAGFADEGEEQPWYRAEVPQQQSWPEQTPVAAGWQAPGEDPYAAAAQYQGQQPEQYAEVYAGGYDPAGQPQTDPYGNQYGYQQAYQGQEAPLHDPYGVPQQYAQQQPYQEQQYDAYGYPQQPQQPHVPQQAGLDETSFFDTSMIDMTRLRELGGR, via the coding sequence GTGGACGTGCAGAACAGACTCGACGCGATCGTCGCGGCGGTGGAGAACGCCCGCTCGATGCCCATGTCGGCGTCCTGCGTGGTGAACCGGGCCGAGCTGGTCGGCCTCCTCCAGGATCTCCGCGACGCCCTGCCCGCTGAACTCGCCCAGGCCCAGTCGGTGATGGCCGATCACGAGCAGGTGGTCGCCGACGCCCAGGCCCAGGCCGAGCAGATCATCCAGGGCGCGCACAGCGAGCGCGGTTCCCTGATCTCTGACACCGAGGTCGTCCGCCGCGCCCAGGCGGAGGCCGACCGGATCCTCGCCGAGGCCCGCACCGAGGTGCAGACCAAGCGCGCCGAGGCCGACGACTACGTCGACAGCAAGCTGGCCAACTTCGAGGTCGTGCTCACCAAGACCCTCGGAGCGGTCGGCCGCGGCCGGCACAAGCTGCGCGGCGACGCGAGCGTCTTCGAGCAGGACCAGGACGGCCTCGCCGACGGCGAGGAGTTCCAGCCGCGCAGCACCCCGAGCCCCGAGGTCGACGAGTACGTCGATGTGAAGCTCGCCACCCTGGAGACGGTGCTCAGCAAGACCCTTGAGGCCGTCGGCAAGGGCCGCGACAAGCTCCTGGGCAAGGCCCCGATCGACGACCTGGGTGCCTACCTGGCCGCGGCCGACGAGGCTCAGCAGCTCAAGGACCGCGCCGAGGCCGTCGCCGCCGGTTTCGCCGACGAGGGCGAGGAGCAGCCCTGGTACCGGGCCGAGGTGCCGCAGCAGCAGAGCTGGCCCGAGCAGACCCCGGTCGCGGCCGGCTGGCAGGCCCCGGGCGAGGACCCCTACGCGGCCGCCGCCCAGTACCAGGGACAGCAGCCCGAGCAGTACGCCGAGGTGTACGCGGGCGGCTACGACCCGGCCGGGCAGCCGCAGACCGACCCGTACGGCAACCAGTACGGCTACCAGCAGGCGTACCAGGGCCAGGAGGCCCCGCTGCACGACCCGTACGGGGTCCCGCAGCAGTACGCCCAGCAGCAGCCCTACCAGGAGCAGCAGTACGACGCCTACGGCTACCCGCAGCAGCCGCAGCAGCCGCACGTGCCGCAGCAGGCCGGTCTGGACGAGACAAGCTTCTTCGACACCAGCATGATCGACATGACCCGCCTGCGGGAGCTCGGCGGGCGCTGA
- the rpmF gene encoding 50S ribosomal protein L32, whose product MAVPKRKMSRSNTRHRRSNWKAVVPALVACDRCHEPKLGHIACPSCGTYNRRQVLSV is encoded by the coding sequence GTGGCTGTTCCGAAGCGGAAGATGTCGCGCAGCAACACGCGCCACCGCCGTTCCAACTGGAAGGCCGTCGTTCCGGCCCTCGTGGCGTGCGACCGCTGCCACGAGCCGAAGCTGGGTCACATCGCGTGCCCGAGCTGCGGCACGTACAACCGTCGCCAGGTCCTCTCGGTCTGA
- the rnc gene encoding ribonuclease III → MSESNSSRKSAPANGAKAGGPASTEYDVLEGRLGYVLERALLVRALTHRSYAYENGGLPTNERLEFLGDSVLGLVVTDTLYRIHPDVAEGTLAKLRAAVVNSRALAEVGRGLELGTFIRLGKGEEGTGGRDKSSILADTVEAVIGAIYLDQGLDAATEFVHRLFDPLIEESSQLGAGLDWKTSLQELTASVGIGVPEYVVAESGPDHEKTFNAAARVAGEDFGHGSGRSKKEAEQKAAESAWRAIKAKYADNLPGSAG, encoded by the coding sequence ATGTCGGAGAGCAACTCTTCCCGCAAGTCGGCTCCAGCCAACGGGGCCAAGGCCGGCGGGCCGGCTTCGACCGAATACGACGTCCTGGAAGGGCGCCTCGGGTACGTACTCGAGCGCGCCCTTCTGGTGCGTGCTCTGACCCACCGCAGCTACGCCTACGAGAACGGCGGGCTGCCCACCAATGAGCGCCTGGAGTTCCTCGGCGACTCGGTGCTGGGTCTGGTGGTGACCGACACCCTCTACCGCATCCACCCGGATGTCGCCGAGGGCACGCTCGCCAAGCTGCGCGCCGCGGTGGTGAACTCCCGCGCGCTCGCCGAGGTCGGCCGAGGCCTTGAGCTCGGCACCTTCATCCGGCTCGGCAAGGGTGAGGAGGGGACCGGTGGCCGCGACAAGTCGTCGATCCTCGCCGACACCGTCGAGGCCGTGATCGGCGCCATCTACCTGGACCAGGGGCTGGACGCCGCCACCGAGTTCGTCCACCGCCTGTTCGACCCGCTGATCGAGGAGTCCTCGCAGCTGGGCGCCGGTCTGGACTGGAAGACCAGCCTCCAGGAGCTCACCGCCTCGGTGGGCATCGGAGTGCCGGAGTACGTGGTCGCCGAGTCCGGCCCCGACCACGAGAAGACCTTCAACGCCGCGGCCCGGGTGGCCGGCGAGGACTTCGGGCACGGCAGTGGCCGCTCGAAGAAGGAAGCCGAGCAGAAGGCCGCGGAGAGCGCCTGGCGGGCGATCAAGGCCAAGTACGCCGACAACCTGCCCGGCTCGGCCGGCTGA
- the coaD gene encoding pantetheine-phosphate adenylyltransferase has translation MRRAVCPGSFDPITNGHLDIIGRASKLYDVVHVAVLINKNKQGMFTIEERIRLIEETTAQYGNIEVESHAGLLVDFCRDRGIPAIIKGLRAVSDFDYELQMAQMNHGLTGVETLFVPTSPTYSFLSSSLVKEVASYGGDVSHLLPELVNQRLVERIAERGA, from the coding sequence ATGCGCCGCGCCGTCTGTCCGGGGTCCTTCGACCCCATCACCAACGGCCACCTCGACATCATCGGGCGTGCGTCGAAGCTGTACGACGTCGTCCATGTCGCGGTGCTGATCAACAAGAACAAGCAGGGCATGTTCACCATCGAGGAGCGCATCCGGCTCATCGAGGAGACCACCGCCCAGTACGGCAACATCGAGGTCGAGTCGCACGCCGGCCTGCTGGTGGACTTCTGCCGGGACCGCGGCATCCCGGCGATCATCAAGGGCCTGCGCGCGGTCAGCGACTTCGACTACGAGCTCCAGATGGCCCAGATGAACCACGGACTCACCGGTGTCGAGACGCTTTTCGTGCCGACCTCGCCGACGTACAGTTTCCTCTCCTCCAGTCTGGTCAAGGAGGTCGCCTCGTACGGCGGAGATGTCTCCCACCTGCTGCCCGAGCTGGTGAACCAGCGGCTGGTGGAGCGGATCGCCGAGCGCGGGGCGTAA
- the rsmD gene encoding 16S rRNA (guanine(966)-N(2))-methyltransferase RsmD, producing the protein MTRVIAGAAGGRRLAVPPGRTTRPTSDKAREAMFSTLEALRGTIHGARMLDLFGGSGAVGLEALSRGAAHVLLVESDASAARTIRENVRTVNLPGVEVRAERAERVIAGRAPETPYDLVFLDPPYAVTDDEVREMLITLLAGGWITDDALVTVERSTRGGEFGWPEGFEVLRSRRYGEGTLWYGRAATEVDQHS; encoded by the coding sequence ATGACCCGCGTGATCGCCGGGGCGGCCGGCGGCCGCCGCCTGGCCGTGCCGCCAGGCCGGACCACCCGCCCGACCTCCGACAAGGCGCGGGAGGCGATGTTCTCCACGCTGGAAGCCCTCCGCGGGACGATCCACGGGGCCCGGATGCTCGACCTCTTCGGCGGCTCCGGCGCCGTGGGCCTCGAGGCGCTCTCCCGGGGCGCCGCACACGTCCTGCTGGTCGAGTCGGACGCGAGTGCGGCCCGCACCATCCGCGAGAACGTCCGCACGGTGAACCTGCCGGGCGTCGAGGTCCGGGCCGAGCGGGCCGAGCGGGTGATCGCCGGGCGAGCCCCCGAAACCCCGTACGACCTGGTGTTTCTCGACCCGCCGTACGCCGTGACGGACGACGAGGTGCGGGAGATGCTGATCACACTCCTGGCCGGGGGCTGGATCACGGACGACGCACTCGTCACCGTGGAACGCAGCACTCGAGGCGGCGAGTTCGGCTGGCCCGAGGGCTTCGAAGTGCTGCGCTCACGCCGGTACGGCGAGGGCACCCTCTGGTACGGTCGCGCCGCCACCGAGGTTGATCAACACTCGTAG
- the recG gene encoding ATP-dependent DNA helicase RecG — MGALDEPLTKLVGDRTAKVLADSLKLRTVGDLLHHYPRRYVERGQLTSLDDLEVDEHVTVLARIEKVTLIPFKARKGDRLEVVVTDGRGRLSLVFFNQGWRQKDLRPGAQGLFAGKVGLFNRTRQLASPDYQLLDEEADSGAAQQFAGRLIPVYPASAQMPSWKLSICIETALTKHLGDVGEPLPEELREKHRLIPLPEALELIHRPRSQADRELAQSRLRWDEAFVLQVALAQRRAADSALPAVPRPSRPGGLLEAFDARLPFTLTEGQRSVSAEIFADLATAHPMHRLLQGEVGSGKTLVALRAMLTVVDAGGQAVLLAPTEVLAQQHHRSIVEMMGDLAEGGMLGGSDIGTKVVLLTGSMGVPVRRQALLDMACGDAGIAIGTHALIEDKVQFQDLGLVVVDEQHRFGVEQRDALRAKGEQPPHLLVMTATPIPRTVAMTVFGDLETSVLDQLPAGRSPISSHVVPAVEKPNFLARAWERVREEVGKGHQAYVVCPRIGDEPEEGKKKRKAMPDDPEDLGASSDDRRPPLAVVETAEMLTKGPLAGLRVEILHGRLTPDAKDDVMKRFAAGEVDVLVATTVIEVGVNVPNSTVMVIMDADRFGVSQLHQLRGRVGRGSAPGLCLLVSDMPAGSSARARLDAVAGTLDGFELSRIDLEQRREGDVLGQAQSGVKSSLKVLSVLDDEEVIATAREEAAQLVAEDPDLARHPELKTALDSLLDEDRAEYLEKG, encoded by the coding sequence ATGGGCGCTCTCGATGAACCACTGACCAAGCTCGTCGGCGACCGCACCGCGAAGGTGCTGGCCGACAGCCTCAAGCTGCGTACGGTCGGCGACCTGCTGCACCACTACCCCCGCCGGTACGTCGAACGCGGCCAGCTCACCAGCCTCGACGACCTCGAGGTCGACGAGCACGTCACGGTGCTCGCGCGGATCGAGAAGGTCACGCTGATCCCCTTCAAGGCGCGCAAGGGCGACCGTCTGGAGGTCGTGGTCACCGACGGCCGGGGCCGGCTCAGCCTGGTCTTCTTCAACCAGGGCTGGCGGCAGAAGGACCTCCGGCCGGGCGCCCAGGGGCTCTTCGCGGGCAAGGTCGGTCTCTTCAACCGCACCCGCCAGCTGGCCTCGCCGGACTACCAACTGCTGGACGAGGAGGCCGATTCGGGGGCCGCCCAGCAGTTCGCGGGCCGGCTCATCCCGGTCTACCCGGCCAGCGCCCAGATGCCCAGCTGGAAGCTGTCGATCTGCATCGAGACGGCGCTCACCAAGCACCTCGGCGACGTCGGCGAGCCGCTCCCCGAGGAGCTGCGCGAGAAGCACCGGCTGATCCCGCTGCCCGAGGCCCTCGAACTGATCCACCGCCCGCGCAGCCAGGCCGACCGCGAACTGGCCCAGAGCCGGCTGCGCTGGGACGAGGCCTTCGTCCTCCAGGTCGCCCTCGCACAGCGCCGCGCCGCCGACTCCGCCCTGCCCGCGGTTCCCCGCCCGTCCCGCCCCGGCGGTCTGCTCGAAGCCTTCGACGCCCGGCTGCCGTTCACCCTGACGGAGGGGCAACGGTCCGTCTCCGCCGAGATCTTCGCCGACCTGGCGACCGCCCACCCGATGCACCGACTCCTCCAGGGCGAGGTCGGCAGCGGAAAGACGCTGGTCGCCCTGCGGGCGATGCTAACGGTCGTCGACGCGGGCGGGCAGGCCGTCCTGCTCGCGCCCACCGAGGTGCTGGCCCAGCAGCACCACCGCTCGATCGTCGAGATGATGGGGGACTTGGCCGAGGGCGGCATGCTCGGCGGCTCGGACATCGGGACGAAGGTCGTGCTGCTCACCGGTTCGATGGGCGTCCCGGTCCGGCGCCAGGCGCTGCTCGACATGGCCTGCGGCGACGCGGGCATCGCCATCGGCACCCATGCCCTGATCGAGGACAAGGTGCAGTTCCAGGACCTCGGACTGGTGGTGGTGGACGAGCAGCACCGCTTCGGCGTCGAGCAGCGCGACGCGCTCCGGGCCAAGGGCGAGCAGCCGCCGCACCTCCTGGTGATGACCGCGACGCCGATCCCGCGGACCGTCGCGATGACCGTCTTCGGTGACCTGGAGACCTCGGTCCTCGACCAGCTCCCGGCGGGCCGCTCGCCGATCTCCAGCCATGTGGTGCCCGCCGTGGAGAAGCCCAACTTCCTTGCCCGCGCCTGGGAACGGGTCCGCGAGGAGGTCGGCAAGGGCCACCAGGCGTACGTGGTCTGCCCCCGGATCGGCGACGAACCGGAGGAAGGGAAGAAGAAGCGCAAGGCGATGCCCGACGACCCCGAGGACCTGGGCGCGTCGAGTGACGACAGACGGCCCCCGCTGGCCGTCGTGGAGACCGCCGAGATGCTCACCAAGGGCCCGCTGGCCGGGCTTCGGGTGGAGATCCTGCACGGGCGGCTCACGCCCGACGCCAAGGACGACGTGATGAAGCGCTTCGCGGCGGGGGAGGTGGACGTGCTGGTCGCCACCACCGTGATCGAGGTCGGCGTCAACGTCCCCAACTCCACCGTGATGGTCATCATGGACGCGGACCGCTTCGGCGTCTCCCAGTTGCACCAGCTGCGCGGCCGGGTCGGCCGGGGCAGCGCGCCCGGACTCTGCCTGCTGGTCAGCGACATGCCGGCCGGCAGCTCGGCCCGCGCCCGGCTGGACGCCGTCGCCGGGACATTGGACGGCTTCGAGCTCTCCCGGATCGACCTCGAACAGCGCCGCGAGGGCGACGTGCTCGGCCAGGCGCAGTCGGGCGTGAAGTCCTCGCTCAAGGTGCTCTCCGTCCTGGACGACGAGGAGGTGATCGCGACCGCCCGCGAGGAGGCCGCCCAGCTGGTCGCCGAGGACCCGGACCTCGCCCGGCACCCGGAGCTCAAGACCGCCCTCGACAGCCTGCTCGACGAGGACCGCGCGGAGTACTTGGAGAAGGGCTGA
- a CDS encoding YceD family protein: MNRLDHRDPLVFDTHELGRRPGSMRKVSRTLEAPADLGIIDVIGVPEKSEIELELRLESVVEGVLVTGTAEVHVEGECVRCLEPVEDDLEVDFQELYYYPESDERHRGRTAGAEDLDEDSEEETYRLEGDFFDLQPVLRDAVVLALPLQPVCQEDCLGLCSECGARLSDDPTHHHDAADPRWAALQGLSAAPGDEGDGIKNSGTREGLAENQEK, translated from the coding sequence TTGAACCGCCTCGACCACCGCGACCCGCTCGTGTTCGACACGCATGAGCTCGGCCGTCGCCCCGGTTCGATGCGAAAGGTGTCCAGGACCCTGGAGGCCCCCGCGGACCTCGGGATCATCGACGTGATCGGCGTGCCGGAGAAGAGCGAGATCGAGCTGGAGCTCCGCCTGGAGTCCGTGGTCGAGGGCGTGCTCGTGACGGGCACCGCCGAGGTCCACGTCGAGGGCGAGTGCGTACGCTGCCTGGAGCCCGTCGAGGACGACCTCGAGGTGGACTTCCAGGAGCTGTACTACTACCCGGAGTCCGACGAGCGTCACCGCGGCCGGACGGCCGGGGCCGAGGACCTCGACGAGGACTCCGAGGAAGAGACTTACCGCCTGGAGGGCGATTTCTTCGACCTCCAGCCGGTGCTGCGTGACGCGGTGGTGCTCGCACTTCCGCTGCAGCCGGTGTGCCAGGAAGACTGCCTGGGCCTGTGCTCCGAGTGCGGAGCGCGCCTGAGCGACGACCCGACGCACCACCACGACGCCGCTGACCCCAGGTGGGCGGCTCTGCAGGGACTCTCCGCCGCCCCCGGCGACGAGGGTGACGGAATCAAGAACAGCGGTACCCGTGAGGGTCTCGCCGAGAACCAGGAGAAGTAG
- the mutM gene encoding bifunctional DNA-formamidopyrimidine glycosylase/DNA-(apurinic or apyrimidinic site) lyase, translating to MPELPEVEVVRRGLARWVAGRTVAEVQVLHPRAVRRQPGGAADFAARLTGRTLGEAQRRGKYLWVPLDSGFSMVGHLGMSGQLLVQDPSVPDETHLRVRLRFTDGAGELRFVDQRTFGGLAVEEAEPEDPEATPVSIAHIARDPLDPRFDDAAFISSLRAKRTTVKRALLDQTLISGVGNIYADESLWRAKLHHERPTATLTRPQAALLLQHAREVMSAALAVGGTSFDSLYVNVNGESGYFSRDLDAYGREGEPCRRCGTPIRRVAWMNRSSYFCPRCQRAPRIR from the coding sequence GTGCCGGAGCTTCCCGAGGTAGAGGTGGTCCGGCGCGGCCTGGCCCGCTGGGTCGCCGGCCGGACCGTCGCCGAGGTGCAGGTGCTGCACCCCCGCGCGGTTCGCCGCCAGCCCGGAGGCGCGGCGGACTTCGCCGCCCGGCTGACCGGCAGGACCCTCGGCGAGGCCCAGCGGCGCGGCAAGTACCTCTGGGTCCCGCTCGACTCCGGCTTCTCGATGGTCGGCCACCTCGGGATGAGCGGGCAGCTGCTCGTCCAGGACCCTTCGGTGCCCGACGAGACCCATCTGCGGGTCCGGCTCCGTTTCACCGACGGCGCGGGTGAGCTCCGCTTCGTCGACCAGCGGACCTTCGGCGGCCTGGCCGTCGAGGAGGCCGAGCCCGAGGACCCCGAGGCCACCCCGGTCTCCATCGCGCACATCGCCCGCGACCCGCTGGACCCGCGCTTCGACGACGCGGCCTTCATATCCTCGCTGCGGGCCAAGCGGACCACCGTCAAGCGGGCGCTCCTCGACCAGACCCTGATCAGCGGCGTCGGCAACATCTACGCCGACGAATCGCTCTGGCGTGCCAAGCTCCACCACGAGCGGCCCACCGCGACGCTGACCCGTCCGCAGGCCGCGCTGCTGCTGCAGCACGCCCGCGAGGTGATGAGCGCCGCGCTCGCCGTCGGCGGCACCAGCTTCGACAGCCTCTACGTCAACGTGAACGGCGAGAGCGGCTACTTCTCCCGCGACCTGGACGCCTACGGCCGCGAGGGCGAACCCTGCCGCCGCTGCGGCACCCCGATCCGCCGGGTCGCCTGGATGAACCGCTCCAGCTACTTCTGCCCCCGCTGCCAGCGCGCGCCCCGCATCCGCTAG